Proteins co-encoded in one Solea senegalensis isolate Sse05_10M linkage group LG8, IFAPA_SoseM_1, whole genome shotgun sequence genomic window:
- the nek3 gene encoding serine/threonine-protein kinase Nek3 isoform X1 — protein sequence MESHYSPLRVIGEGSFGRALLVRCNNSRQEYVLKEIQLPKNQSKLENSRREAVLLSTMKHPNIVAFREAFEADDLLCIIMEYCRGGDLLQRITQQKTTQFCVDDILRWFSQMCAGAKHIHDKRVLHRDLKSKNIFLTDDGTIKLGDFGSACVLNSSKAFAHSYVGTPYYVAPEIWDNKPYNNKSDVWSLGCVLYELCTLRHPFQASSWRSLIFKVCRGAYPPLPDHLPYELRCLIKHMFKTNPKDRPSLHTILTSHRVSRLLRSHFPSQVTEEEEERGRRMKHWDRGGGGKVAELLREKSLMKTTTLEGVEMTEGRCESREPGRRRHWTTERSDSVLQVLANKSLLSSDSASSVTGRTLMSYNHEKPEDDVQRRRWDKDPPERLMSLLEKVQLSRAFSTFLIHNGDDPLKGPLSQPQGDDTDGTEEEVTADEQRLEPRSDDDDTDFEEESPCDWIDEVEHMFAEH from the exons ATGGAGTCACATTATTCACCGCTGAGAGTCATCGGTGAAGGATCGTTCGGCAGAGCTTTGTTGGTGCGGTGTAACAACAGTCGGCAGGAATATGTGCTCAAAGAAATCCAGCTGCCAAAG AATCAGAGTAAATTGGAGAATTCGAGGAGAGAAGCCGTCCTGCTGTCCACAATGAAACATCCCAATATCGTGGCCTTCAGGGAAGCATTCGAGG CTGATGACCTGCTGTGTATTATTATGGAGtactgcagaggaggagaccTGTTGCAGAGGATCACgcagcagaaaaccacacaGTTTTGTGTTGATGAT atcTTGAGGTGGTTTTCTCAAATGTGTGCAGGTGCAAAGCACATCCACGATAAGCGAGTTTTGCACCGAGACCTGAAGTCCAAG AACATTTTCCTGACAGATGACGGGACGATTAAACTCGGGGACTTTGGCTCAGCGTGTGTTCTCAACAG ctCAAAGGCATTCGCTCATTCGTATGTTGGGACTCCGTATTACGTAGCTCCAGAAATCTGGGACAATAAGCCTTACAACAATAAGAG CGACGTGTGGTCTTTGGGCTGCGTTCTCTACGAGCTCTGCACCCTGAGACACCCG TTCCAGGCTTCCAGCTGGAGGAGCCTGATCTTTAAGGTGTGCCGGGGCGCGTACCCGCCGCTCCCCGACCACCTGCCCTACGAGCTGCGGTGTTTGATCAAGCACATGTTCAAGACCAACCCGAAGGACAGGCCGTCCCTGCACACCATCCTGACCTCTCACCGGGTCTCCAGACTCCTGCGCTCACATTTCCCCTCCCAG gtgacggaggaggaggaggagcgggggaggaggatgaagcactgggacagaggaggaggagggaaggtgGCCGAGCTGCTGCGAGAGAAGAGTTTGATGAAAACGACAACATTGGAAG GTGTGGAGATGACTGAAGGTCGCTGTGAAAGCAGAGAGCCCGGTCGTCGCAGACACTGGACGACTGAGCGTTCCgactctgtgctgcaggtgctggCAAACAAAAGCCTCCTCTCATCGGACAGCGCGTCCTCTGTGACCGGCCGGACACTCATGAGCTATAATCATGAAA AACCAGAGGACGACGTGCAGAGGAGACGATGGGACAAAGATCCTCCTGAAAGACTCATGAGTCTGTTAGAGAAGGTCCAGCTGAGCAGAGCCTTCAGCACCTTCTTAATACACAATG GGGACGACCCGCTGAAAGGACCCCTGTCTCAGCCTCAGGGCGACGACACGGATGGCACCGAGGAGGAAGTGACCGCCGACGAGCAGCGACTGGAGCCGCGCTCTGATGACGACGACAC AGACTTTGAGGAAGAATCTCCCTGTGACTGGATCGATGAAGTCGAACACATGTTTGCG
- the nek3 gene encoding serine/threonine-protein kinase Nek3 isoform X2, whose translation MESHYSPLRVIGEGSFGRALLVRCNNSRQEYVLKEIQLPKNQSKLENSRREAVLLSTMKHPNIVAFREAFEADDLLCIIMEYCRGGDLLQRITQQKTTQFCVDDILRWFSQMCAGAKHIHDKRVLHRDLKSKNIFLTDDGTIKLGDFGSACVLNSSKAFAHSYVGTPYYVAPEIWDNKPYNNKSDVWSLGCVLYELCTLRHPFQASSWRSLIFKVCRGAYPPLPDHLPYELRCLIKHMFKTNPKDRPSLHTILTSHRVSRLLRSHFPSQVTEEEEERGRRMKHWDRGGGGKVAELLREKSLMKTTTLEGVEMTEGRCESREPGRRRHWTTERSDSVLQVLANKSLLSSDSASSVTGRTLMSYNHEKDDVQRRRWDKDPPERLMSLLEKVQLSRAFSTFLIHNGDDPLKGPLSQPQGDDTDGTEEEVTADEQRLEPRSDDDDTDFEEESPCDWIDEVEHMFAEH comes from the exons ATGGAGTCACATTATTCACCGCTGAGAGTCATCGGTGAAGGATCGTTCGGCAGAGCTTTGTTGGTGCGGTGTAACAACAGTCGGCAGGAATATGTGCTCAAAGAAATCCAGCTGCCAAAG AATCAGAGTAAATTGGAGAATTCGAGGAGAGAAGCCGTCCTGCTGTCCACAATGAAACATCCCAATATCGTGGCCTTCAGGGAAGCATTCGAGG CTGATGACCTGCTGTGTATTATTATGGAGtactgcagaggaggagaccTGTTGCAGAGGATCACgcagcagaaaaccacacaGTTTTGTGTTGATGAT atcTTGAGGTGGTTTTCTCAAATGTGTGCAGGTGCAAAGCACATCCACGATAAGCGAGTTTTGCACCGAGACCTGAAGTCCAAG AACATTTTCCTGACAGATGACGGGACGATTAAACTCGGGGACTTTGGCTCAGCGTGTGTTCTCAACAG ctCAAAGGCATTCGCTCATTCGTATGTTGGGACTCCGTATTACGTAGCTCCAGAAATCTGGGACAATAAGCCTTACAACAATAAGAG CGACGTGTGGTCTTTGGGCTGCGTTCTCTACGAGCTCTGCACCCTGAGACACCCG TTCCAGGCTTCCAGCTGGAGGAGCCTGATCTTTAAGGTGTGCCGGGGCGCGTACCCGCCGCTCCCCGACCACCTGCCCTACGAGCTGCGGTGTTTGATCAAGCACATGTTCAAGACCAACCCGAAGGACAGGCCGTCCCTGCACACCATCCTGACCTCTCACCGGGTCTCCAGACTCCTGCGCTCACATTTCCCCTCCCAG gtgacggaggaggaggaggagcgggggaggaggatgaagcactgggacagaggaggaggagggaaggtgGCCGAGCTGCTGCGAGAGAAGAGTTTGATGAAAACGACAACATTGGAAG GTGTGGAGATGACTGAAGGTCGCTGTGAAAGCAGAGAGCCCGGTCGTCGCAGACACTGGACGACTGAGCGTTCCgactctgtgctgcaggtgctggCAAACAAAAGCCTCCTCTCATCGGACAGCGCGTCCTCTGTGACCGGCCGGACACTCATGAGCTATAATCATGAAA AGGACGACGTGCAGAGGAGACGATGGGACAAAGATCCTCCTGAAAGACTCATGAGTCTGTTAGAGAAGGTCCAGCTGAGCAGAGCCTTCAGCACCTTCTTAATACACAATG GGGACGACCCGCTGAAAGGACCCCTGTCTCAGCCTCAGGGCGACGACACGGATGGCACCGAGGAGGAAGTGACCGCCGACGAGCAGCGACTGGAGCCGCGCTCTGATGACGACGACAC AGACTTTGAGGAAGAATCTCCCTGTGACTGGATCGATGAAGTCGAACACATGTTTGCG
- the nek3 gene encoding serine/threonine-protein kinase Nek3 isoform X3 has product MESHYSPLRVIGEGSFGRALLVRCNNSRQEYVLKEIQLPKNQSKLENSRREAVLLSTMKHPNIVAFREAFEADDLLCIIMEYCRGGDLLQRITQQKTTQFCVDDILRWFSQMCAGAKHIHDKRVLHRDLKSKNIFLTDDGTIKLGDFGSACVLNSSKAFAHSYVGTPYYVAPEIWDNKPYNNKSDVWSLGCVLYELCTLRHPFQASSWRSLIFKVCRGAYPPLPDHLPYELRCLIKHMFKTNPKDRPSLHTILTSHRVSRLLRSHFPSQVTEEEEERGRRMKHWDRGGGGKVAELLREKSLMKTTTLEGVEMTEGRCESREPGRRRHWTTERSDSVLQVLANKSLLSSDSASSVTGRTLMSYNHEKPEDDVQRRRWDKDPPERLMSLLEKVQLSRAFSTFLIHNGL; this is encoded by the exons ATGGAGTCACATTATTCACCGCTGAGAGTCATCGGTGAAGGATCGTTCGGCAGAGCTTTGTTGGTGCGGTGTAACAACAGTCGGCAGGAATATGTGCTCAAAGAAATCCAGCTGCCAAAG AATCAGAGTAAATTGGAGAATTCGAGGAGAGAAGCCGTCCTGCTGTCCACAATGAAACATCCCAATATCGTGGCCTTCAGGGAAGCATTCGAGG CTGATGACCTGCTGTGTATTATTATGGAGtactgcagaggaggagaccTGTTGCAGAGGATCACgcagcagaaaaccacacaGTTTTGTGTTGATGAT atcTTGAGGTGGTTTTCTCAAATGTGTGCAGGTGCAAAGCACATCCACGATAAGCGAGTTTTGCACCGAGACCTGAAGTCCAAG AACATTTTCCTGACAGATGACGGGACGATTAAACTCGGGGACTTTGGCTCAGCGTGTGTTCTCAACAG ctCAAAGGCATTCGCTCATTCGTATGTTGGGACTCCGTATTACGTAGCTCCAGAAATCTGGGACAATAAGCCTTACAACAATAAGAG CGACGTGTGGTCTTTGGGCTGCGTTCTCTACGAGCTCTGCACCCTGAGACACCCG TTCCAGGCTTCCAGCTGGAGGAGCCTGATCTTTAAGGTGTGCCGGGGCGCGTACCCGCCGCTCCCCGACCACCTGCCCTACGAGCTGCGGTGTTTGATCAAGCACATGTTCAAGACCAACCCGAAGGACAGGCCGTCCCTGCACACCATCCTGACCTCTCACCGGGTCTCCAGACTCCTGCGCTCACATTTCCCCTCCCAG gtgacggaggaggaggaggagcgggggaggaggatgaagcactgggacagaggaggaggagggaaggtgGCCGAGCTGCTGCGAGAGAAGAGTTTGATGAAAACGACAACATTGGAAG GTGTGGAGATGACTGAAGGTCGCTGTGAAAGCAGAGAGCCCGGTCGTCGCAGACACTGGACGACTGAGCGTTCCgactctgtgctgcaggtgctggCAAACAAAAGCCTCCTCTCATCGGACAGCGCGTCCTCTGTGACCGGCCGGACACTCATGAGCTATAATCATGAAA AACCAGAGGACGACGTGCAGAGGAGACGATGGGACAAAGATCCTCCTGAAAGACTCATGAGTCTGTTAGAGAAGGTCCAGCTGAGCAGAGCCTTCAGCACCTTCTTAATACACAATGGTTTGTAG